Proteins from a genomic interval of Phocoena phocoena chromosome 20, mPhoPho1.1, whole genome shotgun sequence:
- the ZNF304 gene encoding zinc finger protein 304, whose amino-acid sequence MATATLMDRAQGCVTFEDVFVYFSREEWELLEEAQRLLYRDVMLENFALVASLGCWCEADNEEAPSEQSVFVEGVSEVRTPESCPFIQKAQPCEICDPLLKDILHLAEHQGSCPAQKLYTCDPCGRGFLFSENFYQHQKQYSGKNPVRRGDDGASLVKSCAVHTLGRPFTCREEGMDLPGSSGLFQYQSTYNGMSPCKKAEFMEPFPQSSRLGRHQGDHDELMLLNCSDNGKTFLNTFTLLDNQITQAEVRAFSCLPCGNLSKEKSVLIHHTKIHSGATSHVCKECGKAFIHPSHLKTHQKFHNGKRQYTCSECGKAFSRKDTLVQHQRVHTGERSYDCSECGKAYSRSSHLVQHQRIHTGERPYKCTECGKAFSRKDTLVQHQRFHTGERPYECSECGKFFSQSSHLIEHWRIHTGARPYECIECGKFFSHNSSLIKHRRVHTGARSYVCGKCGKAFGCKDTLVQHQIIHTGARPYECSECGKAFSRKDTLVQHRKIHTGERPYECGECGKFFSHSSNLIVHQRIHTGAKPYECSECGKCFSHNSSLILHQRVHSGARPYVCSECGKAYISSSHLVQHKKVHTGARPYECSECGKFFSRNSSLILHQRVHTGEKPYVCSECGKAYSRSSHLVRHQKVHTGEGPHECNSFDGPLAASVTLV is encoded by the exons ATGGCGACCGCGACGCTTATGGACCGGGCTCAG GGCTGTGTGACCTTCGAGGATGTGTTCGTGTACTTCTCCCGGGAGGAGTGGGAGCTCCTTGAGGAAGCTCAGAGACTCCTGTACCGTgatgtgatgctggagaacttTGCACTTGTGGCCTCGCTGG GTTGTTGGTGTGAAGCAGACAATGAGGAGGCCCCTTCTGAGCAGAGCGTTTTTGTAGAAGGAGTGTCAGAGGTCAGGACTCCTGAGTCATGTCCATTTATCCAGAAAGCCCAGCCGTGTGAGATATGTGACCCACTCTTGAAAGACATTTTGCACCTGGCTGAACACCAGGGATCATGCCCTGCACAGAAACTGTACACATGTGACCCCTGTGGGCGAGGATTCCTGTTCAGTGAAAACTTTTATCAGCACCAGAAGCAATATAGTGGGAAGAATCCCGTCAGAAGGGGTGATGATGGGGCCTCACTTGTGAAGAGCTGTGCTGTCCACACGTTAGGGAGACCTTTTACTtgcagggaggaagggatggaCTTGCCAGGTAGCTCTGGCCTGTTCCAGTACCAAAGCACTTACAATGGAATGAGTCCATGCAAAAAGGCTGAGTTCATGGAGCCTTTTCCACAAAGCTCCAGACTCGGGCGACACCAGGGAGACCATGATGAACTGATGCTTCTCAATTGCAGTGACAATGGGAAAACGTTCCTGAACACCTTCACTCTCCTTGACAACCAGATAACTCAGGCTGAAGTGCGAGCTTTCAGTTGCCTACCATGTGGAAATCTGTCCAAGGAGAAATCAGTTCTTATTCATCACACAAAAATTCATAGTGGAGCAACATCACATGTGtgtaaggaatgtggaaaggCCTTCATTCACCCGTCTCAcctaaaaacccaccagaaattTCACAATGGGAAAAGACAATATacatgcagtgaatgtgggaaggccttcagccGCAAAGACACGCTTGTACAACACCAGAGAGTCCACACTGGAGAAAGGTCTTATGACTGCAGCGAATGTGGAAAAGCCTACAGCAGAAGCTCCCACCTTGTTCAGCACCAGAGAATTCACACCGGAGAAAGGCCTTATAAGTGCactgaatgtggaaaagcctttagCCGTAAAGACACACTTGTTCAGCACCAGAGATTTCatactggagaaaggccttatgagtgcagtgaatgtgggaaattcttTAGCCAAAGCTCTCACCTTATTGAGCACTGGAGAATTCACACTGGGGCAAGGCCTTACGAGTGCATAGAATGTGGAAAATTCTTTAGCCATAACTCCAGCCTCATTAAACATAGGAGAGTCCACACAGGAGCAAGGTCTTATGTGTGTGGCAAATGTGGGAAGGCTTTTGGCTGCAAAGACACACTTGTTCAGCACCAGATAATTCACACTGGAgcaaggccttatgagtgcagtgagTGTGGAAAGGCCTTCAGCCGTAAAGACACGCTTGTACAGCACCGGAAAATCCACAccggagaaaggccttatgagtgtgGCGAATGTGGAAAATTCTTTAGCCATAGCTCCAACCTCATTgtgcatcagagaattcacactggagcgaagccttatgagtgcagtgaatgtgggaaatgcTTTAGCCACAACTCTAGCCTCATTTTACACCAGAGGGTTCACAGTGGAGCAAGGCCTTATGTGtgtagtgaatgtgggaaagcctacaTCAGTAGCTCCCACCTTGTTCAGCACAAGAAAGTCCACACTGGAGcgaggccttatgagtgcagtgaatgtgggaaattcttTAGCCGCAACTCTAGCCTCATCCTTCACCAGAGGgttcacactggagagaagccttacgtgtgcagtgaatgtgggaaagcctatAGCAGAAGCTCCCATCTTGTTCGGCACCAGAAAGTTCACACTGGCGAAGGGCCTCATGAATGCAACAGCTTTGATGGCCCTTTAGCTGCATCTGTTACACTTGTTTAG